The genomic stretch GGTGTTTTATGGCAAATGCTATCAGCTACGCAGTCGTTACAATTTCTTTGTTACTGATGAAAGTATTGCCGATGGAAAAGATTGTTCAGGAAAGCGGTCATGTATTTGAAAAGCTGAAAGAAGGAATTGTTTATATCAAATCACGCAAAGTAATGAGCAACCTATTGCTACTGCTGGCAATTGTAAGTTTTAGCAATGCTTCACTGCGCACATTGGCTCCAGTATTTGCACAGGATGTTTTAAAAGGTAATGCCAATACACTGGGTTTTTTGATGACGGCGGCAGGCGTAGGCGCTATTTGCGGCGCAATATTTCTAACCAAAAGAAAAAATTCTTATATGCTGCGGCGAATTGTTTCTTTCACTGGATTGCTGCTCGGCGCAATGATGATGTGTTTTTCTTTCTCAAAAATACTCGCGCTCTCATTGGTCTTTATTGCGTTCACAGGCTTTGCGCAAATGATGCACACGGCAAGTACGAACACATTATTACAGCTTCATGTGGACGATGATAAGCGCGGCCGTGTGATGAGCTTTTATACAGTATGTTTACAAGGTACAATGCCTTTCGGCAGTCTGGTTGCCGGCACGTTCGCAAGCTGGTTCGGAGGCACTTGGGCAATGTGCGCCATGGGAACCATTTGTTTGGTTGCAACGCTCATATTTCGTCATCCGCCGGAAAAAAAAACAAACTGATATAAAAACATTACGGCTTCAATACAAATACCGAAGACGGAAATACTATATCGTCATATACGCTTGACAGGCGTTGGATTCCGGCTTTATTGTCATAAACTTTAATTTCCGGATGCGCGGCATTATAACGAATCCAGCTGTTATCAACATTTTTTCCTTTAATAAAATTGACCCAGTCGCTATGGATTTCTTCTGCTAAGGAAT from Arachidicoccus sp. BS20 encodes the following:
- a CDS encoding MFS transporter yields the protein MSITQGFQSYFKQQKAFYYRNYRLFIVGQTLSLVGTWIQRLAMIWLAYKLTNSAFLLGLVGFCEQIPIFLIAPFAGVFADRWDKHKALIRIESLAMIQAAILGILTFTGVIHIAYIIVLSLCLGVINAFEVPIRQSFVVEMVNRDKEALPNAIALNSTLFNLSRLIGPSVAGILISTVGEGWCFMANAISYAVVTISLLLMKVLPMEKIVQESGHVFEKLKEGIVYIKSRKVMSNLLLLLAIVSFSNASLRTLAPVFAQDVLKGNANTLGFLMTAAGVGAICGAIFLTKRKNSYMLRRIVSFTGLLLGAMMMCFSFSKILALSLVFIAFTGFAQMMHTASTNTLLQLHVDDDKRGRVMSFYTVCLQGTMPFGSLVAGTFASWFGGTWAMCAMGTICLVATLIFRHPPEKKTN